The genomic region GAACTTACCGGAGGTGTGCAGTGAGCAAGAAAGCAAAGATCGTTGGAATAATCCTGGCCCTCGCCCTGGCGGGAGCCTTTACCTATCGCCTGGTCCAGATGAACGGCGCCGGTTCGGAACAAGGCGAGCATGCCGGCGAAGCCGGGCATGCGGAAGAAAAGCATGAGGGAGAGGGGCACGCCGGGGAAAAAGGGCACGAGGGGGAGCATGCCGGGGAATCCGGTCATGACGAACACGGCGCCGCCGGCAGTGTTACCATGGCTCCCGAGGTCCAGAAGCAAAACGGCGTGGTGCTGGCGGCGGCGAAGCCGCAGCAGCTGGCGGGAGTGATACGGGCCACCGGCAAGGTGGAGGTGAATGCGGACCGGATCGCCCATGTGGCGCCCCGCATCCCCGGGAAGGTGGTTTCGGTGCGCGCCTCCCTTGGCGACAGCGTTTCGGCCGGGCAGTCACTGGCCACCCTCGACAGTGTCGAGATCGGCGAAGCGATCAGCCGCTACCGCCAGTCGAAGACTAGGCTCGCCCTGGTCCAGGGGAACATGGACCGAGTGAAGGCGCTGGTGGACAGGAAAATCGCGGCGCGTAAGGACATCCTGCAGGCTGAGACCGACTACAAGACAGCCCAGACTGAGCTTGCCACCGACGAGGAGCGCCTCTCCCTGTACGGGGTTTCCCTCGCCGAAGTAAGGGCGGGAGCCAGGAAGCCGCTGTTGCCGGTCCGCTCGCCTATAAGCGGGATCGTAACCGAGAAGCACGCCATCGTGGGCGAGCTTGCCGATCCGTCGAAAAGCCTCTACACGGTCGCGGACCTCTCCTCGGTTTGGGTGCTCGTGGACATAAACGAAAAGGACCTGGCGAAGGTGCATAAGGGGCAGGGGGCTGTGGTCACCGTCGGCGCCTTCCCCGACCTGAAGCTCAAGGGGCGCATCACTTACATAGCCGACCTGGTGGACGAGTCGACCCGCACCGTGAAGGCGAGGGTCGAGGTGAAAAACCCCGCAAGGAAGCTGAAGCCCGAGATGTTCGCTACCGCCGAACTCGCCCTCGCGGCCGACGCTCCCCCGGTGCTCGCGGTCCCCGAAGACGCGGTCCAGGACCTGGACGGGAAGAAGGTCGTCTTCGTCGCCGAAGAGGGGAACCGGTTCGAGGCGCGCCAGGTGCAACTGGGAAGAAGCGCGGCTGGCCTGGTGGAGATCGCCTCCGGTCTGAAGGCGGGGGAGACTTACGCCGAGAAGGGGGCTTTCATCCTCAAGTCCGAGGTGAAAAAAGGGGAAGTGGTCGACGAACACGGCCACGGGAAATGACCTGCTGCTCTTAACGGGGGATTTCCAGCTGGTGTACCAGAGCTAAATCCCCCCTGTCCCCCCTTCGCAAAGGGGGGGACGCGAATTGTCGTGCAATGCTTGGTGCGCGACCTCCCTGAGACTTCCTTGATGGGGGGGAGATGCCAGCCAATCTGTTAACGATTTATAGCGAGGGACCATGCTTGAGAAAATAGTTTCCTACACATTGCGGCACAGGGCGATGATCCTGTTCCTGTCGCTCTTAATCATCGCGTTCGGGCTCTACTCGTATTACCGACTTCCCATCGACGCGTTCCCCGACGTAACCAACATCCAGGTCGAGGTGGTGAGCCACGCGGACGGACTCTCCGCCATCGAGATCGAGAGAAACGTCACCTACCCGATAGAGATGGCGATGCGCGGCCTCCCCGACATCGAGCAGATGCGCTCGGTCACGAAGTTCGGCCTCTCAATCGTCACCATCGTCTTCAAGGACAACGTGGACATCTACTTCGCGCGGCAGCTCGTCTTCGAGCGGCTGGCGGAGGCGCGGGAGAAGGTCCCCAAGGGGGTCGAGGTCGCCATGGGGCCCATCGGCACCGCCATGGGGGAGATCTACCAGTACACCCTCGAAGGGAAGATGCCGCAGGACCCGCAGCAGAAGATCGCCTATCTCACCAACCTGCGCACGGTCCAGGAGTGGATCGTCACACCGCAGCTTAAAAACGTGGCCGGCGTGAACGAGATCAACTCCTTCGGCGGCTACTTCAAGCAGTACCAGGTGCTGGTCTCGCCGGAAAAACTGCTGAAGCACGCAGTGACGGTCGAGGACGTCTACGAGGCCATCGGGAGCAACAACGAGAACGTCGGGGGGAACCTTCTTGAGCGGGGGACGGACCAGTACATCGTCCGGGGCGTTGGGCTGATCCGGGACACCGCGGACATCGAGAACATAGTCCTCAAGTCGGCAGGCGGAACCCCCACCTACCTGCGGGACGTGGCCCAGGTCAAGGTAGGGGAGGCGGTCCGGATGGGGGCCGCCATGAAAAACGGCAAGGACGAATGCGTGGGCGGCATCGTCATGATGCTGCGCGGCGAGAACAGCCGCGACGTGGTGCGGCGGGTGGCGGCCAAGGTGAAGGAGATCAACGAGAACAACGTCCTTCCCGACGGCATGAAGATCGTCCCCTTCTACGATCGCAGCGACATCGTCAAGGCGAGCGTGGGCACGGTGAACAAGGCGCTCGTCGAGGGTGCCATCCTTGTCCTCATCGTGCTCTACCTGCTCCTGAACAGCTTCAGGGGGAGCCTCGTGGTCCTGATCGCCCTGCCGCTGTCGCTTCTGGCCACCTTCATCGTCATGAAGCTCGCCGGCATCAGCGCGAACCTGATGTCGCTCGGCGGGCTCGCCATCTCCATCGGCATGATCATCGACACCACCATCATCCAGGTGGAGAACGTGCAGAGGCACCTAAGCGAGGAGGGGGGGAAGCATCCCAAACTGACTACCGTGCTGAAAGCTGTGATGGAGGTGCGAAAGCCCAGCATCTTCGGAGAGCTGATCATCGCGCTTACCTTCATCCCCATCATCTCGCTGGAGGGGATCGAGGGGAAGATGTTCAGCCCGCTCGCCATCACGGTCGCCATCGCGCTTTTGGCTTCGCTGTTCCTCTCCATCTTCGTGATCCCGGTGCTCTGCATCCTGTTTCTTAAGCCGCAGCCGGAGAAGGAGAGCTACCTGATGCATCAGGCCAATCTCCTCTATCTGCCGCTTCTCGACTGGGCCATGAGCAGGCGCAAGGCGGTCTTGGCCGGCGCGGGGGGACTCTTGTTGGTCTCGCTGCTTTTGGTCACAAAGCTCGGCACCGAGTTCATACCGACCATGGATGAAGGCTCTTTCGACATGGACGTGGCCCTGCTTCCGGGTGTGTCGCTGGCGAAGGCGATGGAGGTGAACCAGCGGGCCGCGGAGAAGCTGATGCAGTTCCAGGAACTGGAAACGGTGGTCTCAAGGACCGGGCAGACCGGCGTGGCTCTGGACACCCGCGGCTCCGACAAGACCGGGTACGTCGGGATCTACAAGCCGAAGAGCGAGTGGAAGCGCGACATCAGCAAGGAAGAGCTCACCAACGAGATGCGCGAGTCGCTTGAGTCCATCGCCGGGATCAACTTCGGCTTCAGCCAACCGATCCAGTGCCGCATCGACGAACTGGTGGCCGGAACCCGTGCCCAGCTGATCGTGAAGCTCTTCGGCGAGGACATAAACGTTTTGAGCGAGAAGTCGGCGGAGATAGCCAAGGTGCTCTCCACCGTCAGGGGGGGGACGGACCTGAACGCGGAGAAGGTCTCCGGCCAGCCCTACCTCACAGTAGACATAGACCGGGCCAAGATCGCGCGCTTCGGGCTCAACATAAGCGACGTGCAGAAGGTGATCGAGATCGCCGTCGCCGGCAAGGCCGCCTCCCAGCTCTACGAGGAAAACCGCAGCTTCGACATCACGGTGCGGCTCCCCGAGGAGCAGAGGAACTCTCTTGACGCCATCAAAAACCTCCTGGTCACCACCAAGACCGGGGTCAACGTTCCCCTGGAGCAGCTGGCCGAGGTGAAGATGGTCGAGGGGCCGGCGCAGATCAGCCGCCAGGACGGGGTCAGGCGGATCGGGGTCGAGATGAACGTCACCGGCCGGGACATAGGCGGCTTCGTCGCCGAGGCAAAGCAGAAGATAAAGGAAAAGGTGCAGCTTCCGCCGGGTTATTACCTGACCTGGGGTGGGCAGTTCGAGAACCAGCAGCGGGCGATGAACAAGCTGATGATCATAGGTCCCGTGGCCGTGGCCCTGATCCTTCTCCTTTTGTACGTGACCTTCAGGTCGATCAGGCTCGCCCTTTTGGTCATCTCGAACCTCCCCTTCGCCCTGATCGGCGGGGTCTTCGCGCTCTTTCTTTCCGGCCAGTACCTCTCCGTCCCCGCCTCGGTCGGGTTCGTGGTCCTCTTCGGCGTTGCGGTCCTGAACGGACTTGTGCTGGTATCGCGCATCTCGCAGCTGCGCGAGGAGGGGATGGAGCTGCAGGAGGCGATCAGGAAGGGGAGCCTAGACCGGCTCCGCCCGGTGCTGATGACCGCCGCCATCGCCATCTTCAGCCTGATACCGATGCTTTTGGCCAGCGGGACCGGTTCGGAGATCCAGAAACCGCTGGCGACGGTCGTGGTTGGGGGGCTCGTCACCTCGACCCTTTTGACCCTGCTCATCATCCCGTCGGTTTATAGCTGGTTCGAAAAGAGGGATTCTCAAGAGGAAGCTTAGCCGCAGGCTGCTGCGGCCGGCATTGTTGTTATCAAAAAGGAGTAAAGCATGAAAACACTACGCTTATTGGCACTGGGTACCATGTTGGTGGTTGCTGGTGGGTGCGCAGGGAGCTCCCGCTCGGCGCTGAAGCAGGAAGGGGACAAAGGGGGTGCACTCTACAGCGAAACCGCAAGGGGTGGGATCACGCCGGAAGGGTTTGCCGATCTCACCGTCACAGCTTCCATCAAGACCCACAGACTGCGCCCGTCTTTGGTGCCGGACAGTCACGGCAGCGCCAACTACACCTTGCTCGTATCGATTGACGGTCAGCCTGTAGCGGTGCCTGGAGAGGCCCGGCTGGAGAAAAGGGACGCCGCCCCTTTCGCCGACCCGGAGGCCGGTAAAGGTGTCAGGTACCTATTCGCCAAAACGCTGAGGCTGCAGGCAGGTACCCATAACGTGAAGGTTTCCTTGCCGCAGGACTCAGTCGGCATCGCGCACGACATCACACTCGCCAGCGGAAGCGCGAACCTCCTGGTGCTGGAGCCTGTGTACGCGCCGGTCGCGGGCAAGCAAAGACCGGGCTTCTATGGGGCTACCTCCTATAAAGAGGGGATCTCGCGCATCCGGACCGCCTTGAACGGGGAGCGGCTTTGATCTTCTTCCCGCGGCTCACACCGGGGTGACAAGTCTCCCCGCAAAGGGGTGCCAAAGCAGGAGCTTGAAATAAAGGTAGAAGGGGCAGGCAACTTTTTCGTGGAAAAGCAGCCTGCCCCTTTTTTTATGCGGGAAGTCAGGCAGTTTCCGTGAAGGTAAAGTTGGAGGCGGTCTGGTAGATGCCTATACAACTTTTTTGGTAGGCAATCAAAAGTTTAAGATTGCGAAACAGTAACAGCTGTTGTACAGTGTCGCGCTGTCAACTCCAGCTAGCTCATTAAAACTCACGCCGCAGGCGATCATCCTTGAATGTGGACTGACAAGTGACGTTGAAACCCTGCGTTTTATTTTTGCGCTGGCGGCTTTCACTAGCGGACCCTCATGACAGCAAAGACTTGCTTGGGTTAAGGAGTTTATGGTATACGTGACTGGCATCTGTTGTTCTATTTTGGTGAATTAGTGATCATTTAAGCTGGCTCACCGATTTTGGTAATACCGCAGCACGCATCTCTCTCCGGTAATCCCGGTCGAAGGAAGTCGACATGTTCCTACAACAGCTTGTCAACGGCGTCGCCCTCGGAAGCGTATACGCGCTGATCGCACTGGGCTACACCATGGTCTACGGCATCATCACCCTGATCAACTTCGCCCACGGCGAGATCTTCATGGTGGGGGCCTTCATCGGACTGCTCCTGGTCTCTTTCTTCAAGGTCAACGTATTCGTCGCCATCGTGGGCGCCATGATCTTCTGCATGATCATGGGGGTGCTGATCGAACTGATCGCCTACCGCCCGCTGCGCAAATCCTCCAGGCTCTCCGCGCTCATCTCCGCAATCGGCGTTTCCATCTTCCTCTCTTCGCTGGCACTCATGGTCTTCGGGGCCGACGCCAAAGGGTTCCCTGAAGGGGCCTTCCCGGTGCAGCAGATCCAGGTGGGAAGCGCCGACATCTCCACCTTGCAGCTTCTGATCATCGGCGTCTCGGCGGTCCTGATGCTGGGGCTGGAATTCATCGTCCAGAAGACCAAGATCGGCAAGGCGATGCGCGCCACCTCCGAGGACTACAACACCGCGGCTCTGATGGGGATCAACGTGAACCGGGTCATCTCCTTCACCTTCGCCCTCGGCTCCGCGCTGGCCGCGGCCGGCGGGGTGCTGGTAGGGGTCCTTTTCAACGCCGTCTCCTTCAACATGGGTCTCATGGCGGGCCTCAAGGCGTTTGCCGCCGCGGTCCTCGGTGGGATCGGCTCCATTCCGGGCGCCATGCTGGGAGGGCTCCTGCTTGGGGTCTCCGAGGTCTTCGGTGTCGCCATCGGCTACTCGTCCTACCGTGACGCGATCGCCTTTACCATTCTCGTGCTCGTTCTCCTGGTGAAGCCGACCGGCCTGCTGGGACAAAAAATTACTAAGAAGGTGTAGATTCGATGGCAGATTTTCTTAATAGCTTGGTCGGCGCCGTCGACCCGTACATGATGCAGATCCTGGTCAACGTCGGCGTGGCTATCGTGCTGGCGCTGGGGCTCAACGTGATCGTCGGTCTCACCGGCCAGCTGTCGCTGGGGCACGCCGCCTTCATGAGCATAGGGGCCTTCACCAGCGCCATGGTCACCATCAAGACCGGGCTCCCCTTCAGCCTGAACCTGGTTGTCACCGGCGTGGTCACCGCCATCGTCGCAGCAGCCATCGGCTTCCCGATCCTGAGGCTTACCGGCGACTACCTGGCCATCTGCACCCTGGGATTCGCCGAGATCGTCAAGGTGTTCTTCCTGAACTTCGAGCCGACCAACAAGGCGCTCGGCCTCACCGTCCCCCCGGCAAAGACCCTGATCCCCATGCCGATCTACGTCTGGGTGGTGGCGATCCTCTCCATCGTGCTGGTCACCTTCGTGCAGTCCTCCCGGTTCGGGCGGGCGCTGAAGGCGATCCGCGAGGACGAGATCGCTGCCGAGGCGATGGGGATCAACACGGCGCGCTACAAGATCCAGGCCTTCGCGCTCGGCTCCTTCTTGGCCGGGGTCGGCGGCGGCCTCTACGCCCACTTCCTGAGCTACATAAACCCCTCGGACTTCGGCTTCCTGAAGTCGGTCGACATCCTCGCCATGGTGGTCTTGGGCGGCCTGGGGAGCGTCCCGGGCACGGTGATCGGCTCGTCCGTGCTTGCCTCGGCGCCCGAGTTCCTGCGCTTCATGTCCCAGTACCGCATGCTGGTTTACGGCGCGCTGCTGGTCTTCTTGATGGTGTTCCGCCCCAACGGGCTTCTCGGGGGCGTCAACTTCACCGAACTGCTGCTGCGGGCCGTCGGCAAGAAACGTAAATAACTTCATCAGCGAGAGATAGCATGTCGATACTTAAACTCGAAGACGTCACCATCCGCTTCGGCGGCCTGGTCGCGGTGGACAAGGTAAACCTCACCGTCGAGAAGGGGAACATCATGGCCCTGATCGGGCCCAACGGCGCCGGCAAGAGCACCATGTTCAACCTGATCACCGGGATCTACACCCCGACCGAGGGGCGGATCTCCTTCATGGACGAAAGCATCTCGGGGAAGACCCCGTTCCACATCGCAGCCGCAGGTATCGGCCGCACCTTCCAGAACATCAGGCTATTCACCCAGTTAACCGTGCTGGAAAACGTGCTGATCGGCGCCCACACCAGGGGTAAATGGGACCTCACCGGCGCGGTGCTGAAGTTCCTCCCGTTCGTGCGGCGCGAGGAGGCCCAGTTGAAGGAGCTGGCCCTTGCCTGCCTGAAGCAGGTCGATCTGCTGCACAAGGCGGACGAGCTGGCGGGGAACCTCCCCTACGGCGAGCAGCGCCGCCTGGAGATCGCCCGGGCGCTTGCCATCAAGCCGCAGATCATCCTCCTGGACGAGCCCGCCGCGGGGATGAACCCGCAGGAAAAGCAGGTCCTGGCTGAGATGGTCAAGGCGATCAGCAAGACCGGCGTGACCGTGTTCCTGGTCGAGCATGACATGAAGTTCGTCATGGGGATTTCCGATCGCATCGCCGTCCTCGATTACGGGGTGAAGATCGCCGAGGGGACTCCGGAGGAGATCCGGTCCAATCCCAAGGTGATCGAAGCGTACCTCGGCAAAGGAGCAGCGCATGCTTAAGGTAGAGAACATCAGCGTGAACTACGGCGCCATCAAGGCGCTGCAAAACGTTTCCTTCCAGATCAACCAGGGTGAGATCGTGGCTCTCATCGGCGCCAACGGCGCCGGCAAGACCACCATCCTCAACACCATCTCCAACATCGTTCCCTCCGTCGCCGGGAAGATCACCTATCTGGACCGCGAGATCACCAAGCTCCCGCCGCACGAGATCGTGAAGCTCGGCATCTCCCAGGTTCCCGAGGGGCGCCGGGTCTTCGCCAAGATGAGCGTCCTGGAGAACCTGGAGATGGGGGCCTATACCCGCAGCGACAACGAAATCGGCTCCGACATGGAGAAGATCTTCCAGCGCTTCCCGCGCCTCAACGAGCGCAAGAAGCAGGCGGCCAAGACCCTTTCCGGCGGGGAGCAGCAGATGCTGGCGATGGGGCGCGCCTTGATGTGCCGTCCGAAGCTGCTGCTGCTCGACGAGCCCTCCATGGGACTTGCCCCGATGCTGGTGGAGCAGATCTTCCAGATCATCCAGGAGATCAACGCCAGCGGCACCACGATCCTGCTGGTGGAGCAAAACGCGAACATGGCGCTTTCCATCGCACACCGCGCCTACGTCCTGGAGACTGGCGAGGTGGTGCTGCAGGGGGATGCCAAGGAGCTTGCCTCCAATCCCGAGGTGAGGAAGGCGTACCTGGGAGAGTAGGGTGTCCGAATCC from Citrifermentans bremense harbors:
- a CDS encoding branched-chain amino acid ABC transporter permease; amino-acid sequence: MADFLNSLVGAVDPYMMQILVNVGVAIVLALGLNVIVGLTGQLSLGHAAFMSIGAFTSAMVTIKTGLPFSLNLVVTGVVTAIVAAAIGFPILRLTGDYLAICTLGFAEIVKVFFLNFEPTNKALGLTVPPAKTLIPMPIYVWVVAILSIVLVTFVQSSRFGRALKAIREDEIAAEAMGINTARYKIQAFALGSFLAGVGGGLYAHFLSYINPSDFGFLKSVDILAMVVLGGLGSVPGTVIGSSVLASAPEFLRFMSQYRMLVYGALLVFLMVFRPNGLLGGVNFTELLLRAVGKKRK
- a CDS encoding ABC transporter ATP-binding protein; the protein is MLKVENISVNYGAIKALQNVSFQINQGEIVALIGANGAGKTTILNTISNIVPSVAGKITYLDREITKLPPHEIVKLGISQVPEGRRVFAKMSVLENLEMGAYTRSDNEIGSDMEKIFQRFPRLNERKKQAAKTLSGGEQQMLAMGRALMCRPKLLLLDEPSMGLAPMLVEQIFQIIQEINASGTTILLVEQNANMALSIAHRAYVLETGEVVLQGDAKELASNPEVRKAYLGE
- a CDS encoding ABC transporter ATP-binding protein, encoding MSILKLEDVTIRFGGLVAVDKVNLTVEKGNIMALIGPNGAGKSTMFNLITGIYTPTEGRISFMDESISGKTPFHIAAAGIGRTFQNIRLFTQLTVLENVLIGAHTRGKWDLTGAVLKFLPFVRREEAQLKELALACLKQVDLLHKADELAGNLPYGEQRRLEIARALAIKPQIILLDEPAAGMNPQEKQVLAEMVKAISKTGVTVFLVEHDMKFVMGISDRIAVLDYGVKIAEGTPEEIRSNPKVIEAYLGKGAAHA
- a CDS encoding branched-chain amino acid ABC transporter permease, producing MFLQQLVNGVALGSVYALIALGYTMVYGIITLINFAHGEIFMVGAFIGLLLVSFFKVNVFVAIVGAMIFCMIMGVLIELIAYRPLRKSSRLSALISAIGVSIFLSSLALMVFGADAKGFPEGAFPVQQIQVGSADISTLQLLIIGVSAVLMLGLEFIVQKTKIGKAMRATSEDYNTAALMGINVNRVISFTFALGSALAAAGGVLVGVLFNAVSFNMGLMAGLKAFAAAVLGGIGSIPGAMLGGLLLGVSEVFGVAIGYSSYRDAIAFTILVLVLLVKPTGLLGQKITKKV
- a CDS encoding efflux RND transporter periplasmic adaptor subunit, which gives rise to MSKKAKIVGIILALALAGAFTYRLVQMNGAGSEQGEHAGEAGHAEEKHEGEGHAGEKGHEGEHAGESGHDEHGAAGSVTMAPEVQKQNGVVLAAAKPQQLAGVIRATGKVEVNADRIAHVAPRIPGKVVSVRASLGDSVSAGQSLATLDSVEIGEAISRYRQSKTRLALVQGNMDRVKALVDRKIAARKDILQAETDYKTAQTELATDEERLSLYGVSLAEVRAGARKPLLPVRSPISGIVTEKHAIVGELADPSKSLYTVADLSSVWVLVDINEKDLAKVHKGQGAVVTVGAFPDLKLKGRITYIADLVDESTRTVKARVEVKNPARKLKPEMFATAELALAADAPPVLAVPEDAVQDLDGKKVVFVAEEGNRFEARQVQLGRSAAGLVEIASGLKAGETYAEKGAFILKSEVKKGEVVDEHGHGK
- a CDS encoding efflux RND transporter permease subunit is translated as MLEKIVSYTLRHRAMILFLSLLIIAFGLYSYYRLPIDAFPDVTNIQVEVVSHADGLSAIEIERNVTYPIEMAMRGLPDIEQMRSVTKFGLSIVTIVFKDNVDIYFARQLVFERLAEAREKVPKGVEVAMGPIGTAMGEIYQYTLEGKMPQDPQQKIAYLTNLRTVQEWIVTPQLKNVAGVNEINSFGGYFKQYQVLVSPEKLLKHAVTVEDVYEAIGSNNENVGGNLLERGTDQYIVRGVGLIRDTADIENIVLKSAGGTPTYLRDVAQVKVGEAVRMGAAMKNGKDECVGGIVMMLRGENSRDVVRRVAAKVKEINENNVLPDGMKIVPFYDRSDIVKASVGTVNKALVEGAILVLIVLYLLLNSFRGSLVVLIALPLSLLATFIVMKLAGISANLMSLGGLAISIGMIIDTTIIQVENVQRHLSEEGGKHPKLTTVLKAVMEVRKPSIFGELIIALTFIPIISLEGIEGKMFSPLAITVAIALLASLFLSIFVIPVLCILFLKPQPEKESYLMHQANLLYLPLLDWAMSRRKAVLAGAGGLLLVSLLLVTKLGTEFIPTMDEGSFDMDVALLPGVSLAKAMEVNQRAAEKLMQFQELETVVSRTGQTGVALDTRGSDKTGYVGIYKPKSEWKRDISKEELTNEMRESLESIAGINFGFSQPIQCRIDELVAGTRAQLIVKLFGEDINVLSEKSAEIAKVLSTVRGGTDLNAEKVSGQPYLTVDIDRAKIARFGLNISDVQKVIEIAVAGKAASQLYEENRSFDITVRLPEEQRNSLDAIKNLLVTTKTGVNVPLEQLAEVKMVEGPAQISRQDGVRRIGVEMNVTGRDIGGFVAEAKQKIKEKVQLPPGYYLTWGGQFENQQRAMNKLMIIGPVAVALILLLLYVTFRSIRLALLVISNLPFALIGGVFALFLSGQYLSVPASVGFVVLFGVAVLNGLVLVSRISQLREEGMELQEAIRKGSLDRLRPVLMTAAIAIFSLIPMLLASGTGSEIQKPLATVVVGGLVTSTLLTLLIIPSVYSWFEKRDSQEEA